The following proteins are co-located in the Tachysurus vachellii isolate PV-2020 chromosome 17, HZAU_Pvac_v1, whole genome shotgun sequence genome:
- the pcf11 gene encoding pre-mRNA cleavage complex 2 protein Pcf11 has product MSADAARDDACREYQSSLEDLTFNSKPHINMLTILAEENLQFAEDIVAIIEAQIAKAPPAEKLPVLYLVDSIVKNVGGQYLEVFSKNLITSFICVFEKVDENTRKCLFKLRSTWDEIFSLKKLYALDVRVNSVDPAWPIKPLPPNVNASIHVNPKFLKPTEEVASLPPVSEKNLEEEQIIRQQLLAKQKQLLELQQKKIELELEQTKAQLAASTNHPPTSGSGQFDPPAVSQPAPAQHKSWHPPQLDKPPNRDPRLNRASAPSLNTKEQGAFKKESQVTPTVIIAPEKRVHVPLERPSKLMRIPKKDPSATDEKAKSKSVSPLSKGVLHKSKDSELEHPKTLDVNKKDPRLRKQMHEKTDPKEEEVKEKKRGVERKEREAVGKGTDPQRSIISRGKLLNGSLNKHERFDTFPKQDIKVSKTNIRKRSRSRSRSPPQHSPKRKERRSPKRRTRSITPPLKSGKTRQLSKHNEVDTPAIVREDRSAPKKTVSELRRLKRPLEDRTSEHKDVQPQRASPVEHKSAKDLKRWRSGWEENKPLKQPDPDLSHGKPGPQRHKAWNSYQRPPTPRTLKQHRLSVDANLQIPVALHSASKRDLLRKAHQRLAKGELTQEDFLNVAHQINQIFQYQEEKQRSDSWEGPNDDDDASTKKKPPGHMSDAELSYLEHKSKLKRTQLQRPVHQSSPLREIVQHHRPQQEHEDPFTSDALKKGIEAFKTFSGPDDLRRNDRLSSQTGPPFRNSPSPAGCDVNTVKSSSLPFEGSAISMDMDQLEDGDISPRFESPNSVHSDAGPDNDAPLGLDAPSRHEMLPGPGRVVRNLNESPGQTPPHVSDATNTQVNMTRHDSANVPARFEGHMSSHSQFEGTHGLMGQTRSEGPSRPHPPGRYEGNAGPGRYDGPGAHGPARFEGHGRYDGPGPHRFERPPLLKGPGRYDNQSVPHGPMRFTEPHGRFEGPGRFDGPLGHQGPGRFDGPGPMRYSSAMQSNRFDGPARFDNPHMPQGPPGGFDGPMRYPSGMVNYEGPRRHEGPGNQSGLMRFDNSAQPAPMRFEGQPSGMPRFDSVPQSTPRFRGPPNMQNSYRPQGQMMIDQSQNQGPILNSGVPPHNYTMGATNAFDGQPLPFHVQQNVAQGASFNVPEPTPSGFQNSYGPVAPFPGAAPANHPQTMPVMPAPIQNFGPQNPAPFNPPGSQFVQPESHLGQMDVNDLMAKLIDFGIIKRTQTDSSSESTSVTPSQSVPEEEEPEEEEQEEDDTVPDMTGFVVDDMKQRHEIVITKLYTGIQCYSCGMRFTASQTDIYADHLDWHYRQNRSEKDISRKVTHRRWYYSLTDWIEFEEIADLEERAKSQFFEKVHEEVVQKNQEAAKEREFQSVKAAADVVHESCEICQEQFEMYWEEDEEEWHLKNAIRVDEKTYHPLCYEDYRNTSSFVDSTPSPNKMLTENPLNVFLKQEREGEVSCSSIKEEPSEGDTEAVTVKQEVQDES; this is encoded by the exons ATGTCGGCCGACGCGGCGAGAGACGACGCCTGTCGGGAGTATCAGTCGTCTCTGGAAGACTTGACTTTCAACAGCAAACCGCACATCAACATGCTGACCATCCTCGCTGAAGAGAATCTGCAGTTCGCCGAGGACATCGTCGCTATAATTGAAGCACAAATTGCCAAG GCGCCTCCTGCTGAGAAGCTTCCTGTTTTGTACTTAGTGGATTCCATAGTGAAGAATGTTGGCGGACAGTACCTTGAAGTGTTTTCTAAAAACCTAATCACATCCTTTATATGTGTTTTTGAGAAG GTGGATGAAAACACTAGAAAATGTCTCTTCAAATTGCGTTCCACCTGGGACGAGATTTTTTCCTTGAAGAAACTCTATGCTTTGGATGTGCGTGTGAACTCCGTAGATCCTGCTTGGCCCATTAAGCCTTTACCACCAAATGTAAATGCCAGTATTCATGTCAACCCCAAATTTTTAAAGCCG ACTGAAGAAGTAGCTTCTCTTCCACCAGTCAGTGAGAAGAACTTGGAGGAGGAACAAATAATAAGACAGCAGTTGCTTGCCAAGCAAAAACAATTGTTAGAACTTCAGCAGAAGAAGATAGAGCTTGAACttgaacaaacaaaagcacaactG gCGGCCAGTACAAACCACCCACCCACCAGTGGTTCGGGACAGTTTGATCCACCAGCTGTGAGTCAGCCAGCTCCTGCACAACACAAGTCATGGCATCCACCACAATTAGACAAACCACCAAATAGAGATCCTAGATTAAACAGAGCTTCAGCCCCATCCTTAAATACAAAGGAGCAAGGAGCATTCAAGAAGGAGAGCCAAGTCACACCAACTGTTATCATTGCACCTGAAAAGAGAGTTCATGTACCCCTAGAAAGGCCCAGTAAGCTAATGAGAATACCAAAAAAAGATCCCTCTGCAACCGATGAAAAAGCAAAATCCAAGTCTGTGTCACCATTAAGCAAAGGAGTCCTTCATAAAAGCAAAGATTCTGAGCTTGAGCACCCAAAGACATTAGATGTTAATAAAAAGGACCCAAGGTTGCGAAAGCAGATGCATGAAAAGACGGATCCGAAAGAGGAAGAagtcaaagaaaagaaaagaggcgTGGAGAGGAAAGAACGGGAAGCTGTTGGCAAAGGCACTGACCCACAGAGATCCATCATCTCCAGAGGCAAGTTACTAAATGGGTCTCTGAATAAGCATGAACGATTTGATACTTTTCCAAAGCAAGATATTAAAGTCAGTAAAACCAATATCAGGAAACGGTCTCGGTCCAGATCTCGTTCGCCACCTCAGCATTCTCCTAAACGAAAAGAGAGGCGGTCTCCGAAGAGAAGAACAAGGAGCATCACTCCACCTCTAAAATCGGGAAAAACTAGGCAGTTAAGCAAACATAATGAAGTCGATACTCCAGCAATTGTTAGGGAAGATCGGAGTGCACCAAAGAAGACCGTTTCTGAACTGAGGCGGTTAAAAAGACCGCTGGAAGATAGAACTTCTGAGCACAAAGATGTCCAGCCACAAAGAGCATCACCTGTAGAGCATAAAAGTGCTAAAGACTTGAAGAGATGGAGGAGTGGGTGGGAAGAAAATAAACC TCTTAAACAACCTGACCCAGATCTCTCGCATGGCAAACCTGGGCCACAAAGGCATAAAGCTTGGAACAGCTATCAGAGACCTCCGACCCCACGGACACTGAAACAACATCGTCTGAGTGTCGATGCCAATTTACAGATTCCAGTCGCGCTTCATTCTGCTAGCAAGAGAGATCTTTTACGGAAG GCTCACCAGCGACTGGCTAAGGGCGAGTTAACCCAGGAAGACTTTCTTAACGTGGCCcatcaaatcaatcaaatattTCAGTATCAAGAAGAAAAACAGCGCTCTGATTCTTGGGAGGGAccgaatgatgatgatgatgcatcCACAAAAAAGAAACCCCCTGGACATATGTCTGATGCTGAGCTCTCTTACTTGGAGCACAAATCAAAGCTGAAAAGAACACAGCTGCAACGCCCAG TACACCAGAGCTCACCTTTGAGAGAGATTGTGCAACACCATAGGCCTCAACAAGAGCATGAGGATCCATTCACCTCAGATGCACTCAAAAAGGGAATTGAAGCCTTTAAAACATTCTCAGGGCCTGATGACCTTAGAAGAAATGACAGGCTATCATCTCAAACAGGACCCCCTTTTAGAAATTCCCCAAGTCCAGCTGGTTGTGATGTAAACACTGTGAAATCTTCAAGTCTGCCATTTGAAGGATCAGCTATATCCATGGATATGGATCAACTTGAGGACGGAGATATCAGTCCAAGGTTCGAAAGTCCTAACAGTGTTCACTCTGATGCAGGTCCAGACAATGATGCCCCACTTGGTTTAGATGCTCCTTCAAGGCATGAAATGCTGCCAGGACCAGGAAGAGTTGTCCGAAACCTTAATGAATCTCCTGGCCAAACACCACCTCATGTTTCTGATGCAACTAATACACAGGTGAATATGACAAGACATGACAGTGCAAATGTCCCAGCACGATTTGAGGGCCATATGAGTTCCCATTCTCAGTTTGAAGGAACACATGGCCTTATGGGACAGACACGGTCAGAGGGTCCATCCAGACCTCATCCTCCTGGGAGATATGAGGGAAATGCCGGTCCAGGGAGATACGATGGGCCTGGTGCTCATGGTCCAGCTAGGTTTGAGGGGCATGGCCGATATGATGGTCCTGGACCACATAGGTTTGAAAGACCCCCATTGTTGAAAGGGCCTGGAAGATATGATAACCAGTCAGTGCCACATGGACCAATGAGGTTCACAGAGCCTCATGGGCGATTTGAAGGGCCGGGTCGTTTTGATGGTCCGTTGGGACATCAAGGACCTGGAAGATTTGATGGCCCAGGACCCATGCGTTACAGCAGCGCAATGCAGTCAAATAGATTTGATGGCCCCGCCAGGTTTGATAATCCACATATGCCACAAGGCCCTCCTGGAGGATTTGATGGCCCAATGAGGTATCCTTCTGGAATGGTGAATTACGAGGGACCAAGGAGACATGAAGGGCCAGGCAATCAGTCAGGCCTGATGCGCTTTGACAATTCTGCACAACCAGCACCCATGAGATTTGAAGGACAGCCCTCTGGCATGCCCAGATTTGACTCTGTTCCACAGAGTACTCCACGGTTCCGTGGACCTCCAAACATGCAAAACTCATATAGACCACAAGGGCAGATGATGATTGATCAGTCTCAGAATCAGGGTCCAATTTTAAATTCAGGTGTTCCACCCCACAATTATACCATGGGAGCAACTAATGCATTTGATGGACAACCACTGCCGTTTCACGTGCAGCAAAACGTCGCACAGGGGGCCAGCTTTAATGTGCCAGAACCCACACCATCAGGATTTCAGAATTCATATGGGCCTGTTGCTCCATTTCCTGGTGCTGCTCCTGCAAACCACCCTCAGACT atgccTGTTATGCCTGCTCCAATTCAGAATTTTGGACCACAAAACCCAGCACCTTTCAACCCACCTG GTTCCCAGTTTGTACAGCCTGAGAGTCACCTTGGCCAAATGGATGTTAACGACTTGATGGCAAAACTGATAGACTTTGGAATAATCAAGCGAACACAAACGGATTCAAGCAGTG AGTCCACATCTGTGACTCCATCTCAAAGTGTACCAGAAGAAGAGGAACCAGaggaggaggaacaggaggaggatGACACTGTCCCTGACATGACCGGCTTTGTTGTAGACGACATGAAACA GAGACATGAAATTGTCATCACCAAACTGTACACTGGAATCCAGTGCTACTCCTGTGGGATGCGCTTTACTGCGTCTCAGACGGATATTTACGCTGATCACTTGGATTGGCACTACAGACAAAACCGCTCAGAGAAGGACATCAGTAGGAAAGTAACACACAGGCGGTGGTACTACAGTCTCACA GACTGGATTGAATTTGAAGAAATTGCTGATCTTGAGGAGAGGGCAAAAAGCCAGTTTTTTGAAAAAGTTCATGAGGAGGTTGTACAGAAAAACCAGGAAGCAGCCAAGGAGAGAGAATTCCAAAGTGTGAAGGCTGCTGCAGATGTTGTTCATGAA TCTTGTGAGATCTGCCAAGAGCAGTTCGAGATGTACTGGGAAGAAGACGAGGAGGAATGGCATCTGAAGAATGCCATCAGAGTTGATGAAAAG ACATACCATCCCTTGTGTTATGAAGACTACAGAAAT ACATCTTCCTTTGTGGATTCCACCCCATCTCCCAATAAGATGCTCACAGAAAAccctttaaatgttttcttaaaaCAAGAGAGGGAAGGTGAGGTGTCATGCTCCAGTATTAAAGAAGAGCCATCTGAAGGAGACACAGAGGCTGTAACGGTAAAACAGGAGGTTCAGGATGAGTCGTAA